The stretch of DNA TACTTTGGAAAATGCAGCAGTGTAGTTGCTCTGGGCAATCAAGACCACCTCCTGTTGCTACTCAGTAGATAATGCAACTGATGCCTATGCTAGACTGGGAGAAAGCAGAGACAAAAAAATGGGTTGTGACATCCCAGAACCCTGTCCCCCAAACAGCTATTGAGGTGAGGCCAATgggaaatttcaaaactgaatttgataaatttttgttaggcaagattGGTTTGAGTTACAAATCAAAGAAAGGTAAATGGAGATAATGAtctagccatgatctaattgagtggtggaacaggttcaaggtACTGAATTGTTACCCTATGTTCCTAAAGTTAAGTGCAGGAAGACTTGTCTGCAAATGACTGACCACCCAATGGGTAAAGGCTGCCTGCAAGTATCTTTGCAGCAGCTGGCACAAGTCAGTACTTGGTTCCACACTGATCAGCAACCTAGCTGTGGAACTACATTCCCACAGTCAGGTTCAGGCAGGTGTGGCAGGGACCGCTGAGTGACGTTATAGTTTGGCTATGGTGCTTTCTGATCTGCCTGACATGCTTTCTTTCAGAGTGTGTCACTGAAAACATGAAACTGAGGTGTACAATATGAATCCTTTGGTTTCCTCTTTGATCATATCTGCTTTCCTTGGGTTAAGATATCAGAGGAGAAATCTTCTCCCCAGCCTTGCTTAGTGCCACTCTGAGCTGGTTGGCTGTGAGTTGATTTTGAGTTTTCACTTCATTGGCACTCTATTTCAGGCTTGAAGGCAGTTACATGGCTGCATTGCACGTCTGAACCAAGATCCCAAGGCTGAACCAACATAGGGCCTCAAGCCTTATCTAAATAATTAAGGCCAACTACTGACGCCTTCACACTTCTACAGGCAGTTCCCTTTTCTGTGTGAATGAACTTAGGGATGTTGGCCTCACTCAGGTTAGGACTGGAAGGGTCGCATAGCTGGACAGTGGGATGGGGGCTGACTGCTTCCAGCAGGAGTACTTCGGGTGATTGGAATATTTCTGGGTGTTTGATCGCGTGACTTTTGATCCTATGATTTTTGATCACCTGTTGTTCAACAGAGCAATTCTGCATTTCGTGAGACTCCTGGACAATCCAGAAGGATTGGCAACCTGGGGAGTGCAGCAGAGCAGGAGGAACATACCCGGTCTGCCTGGCTCcacattaatttaaaaagaaatgactgAAATTCAGCTTTTCAgtggtgactgctttgcagggCCACATTCACCACCTGCACCAAATTTCCTGATAAGTCCTAAATTAGTATTATGCCCTTCATTTACATAATAAAGGGGCTGCTAGCGATGCCTGAAAAATTGTCCAACTCAATTTTGGGTAAAACAACCAGGTTCAATGACTACCCCAGCATCCCTCCACAGTAGCCTTGGGGAGAACCGGAGATGGCAGAGCAATTTGGATGGACTCAATGAGGCCCTGGGTTTGGGGATGCCCAGAGACCCATTCTGTTGCTTCTGGTTGTCCATGGGAAAGTGATAAAAGTATTCATTCTAACAAACATGTGTCAGTCACCTGCTTAATGTAAATATGAATTGCAGATTAACTGATGTTACCAATGTTCTCTAAGGCAGcctggaaggagctggaggtAAAAACCTCCACCTTGATTGCAACTAGCAATTCAGTGCTGCAGAGAAATGTATTAGCGGTGTAGGTATTGATGCATACACCTTCTCATGTACGCTGGGATATGTGTCCCCGTGGATTTTTAGAACCTTCATATTTAATTATCTTCCACTGCTGGTCTAATGTTTTATCTGCCATTTGCTCCAACTAATTAGGTCCCTTTTCCTTTCGCTGAAATGAGTTAATTTCTAGTCCAAAACATTTATCTTTATCTATTTTCAATGTGTATCTAATTAAGTTATGAAGAATATATCCCATTACTCTTCTTACACAGAACACAATCTAGCATTGCACCTTCTTTGTTGAACGTGCAACATACTGATGAAGGAAATCATTTTGAAAGTATTTTAAGAACACTCTCCCCACTTTTTGCTATAAATGTATGATTTGCTCCTTTCAATATTTTCAGGAAATATCTACTCCTATTAACTCAAAGTTTTCTTTTGCTAAAAAAATGTGAATAACTCCGCAGTTTGAATTAAGCAATTATGATAACACAGCTCAGGAGGTGTTCTTTGAACAATTTCAGTTCAAACTAATAGATTATTCGAATTAAGAAGAATAGACTAAACTGAATCTCTTCCACAGTTTGTTTCTCTTCCTCTTTATTTAATGCATCTTCAACCCATCAGATATTGAAAACACATTTCATCAGTCATAAGGCACACACACAGCCGACATGTGCATTGCCATTCAAAACTCAAGGAGGAAATCCACTGTTttgaataattaaataaaaacatatgGTTCGGAATGTGTCACAGAGCAGAGTGGCGGAGGTTTGATCCTCTGGGTTGTAGAGATATCTGTGTCATATCTCTTTTAGGTTGCAGTGTTGCAGTTGATGACAGTCCCTCCTTTGTCAACACCCCTGTAATGCCAGACAATGATATTGGCTGCCACTCTAGCTGACTATGAACAGCTGAGGGCCCATCCTGCCTGTACTACACCAGTAATGCTGCTTTCCCATGGCTGGTTGgctggcagggatcggctccacTCAAAAGTTGCACTGCTTGCAAACTGATATAAATGGGCAGCCTCACTTAGAAAAGCCCCATAGGTCGCTGGTGTAGAAAACAGAAATGTTGCACATATGGGATTGGGGCCGAAAACACATTGATGAGGTAATATGTAAGGTGTTTTATTCTGCATTCACTTGTAGTATTTTTGATCTTGTGACTGGAGAATACTTGATGCTGACACTAGGAGTAAAAATATGGAACTATTCCTTAGTATCCATAACCTTGAGGAAACTATGCCAAGAAAAACATGAAAAAATATTAAGGAAGCTATTTCCAAGGCCAAATATAGAGGAGGAACTTTTTTCCCCATTCATCATTTTAAATAGGTGAACCTTTCCCTGTGACCTCTGGAAAAAGGGATACTTACAGATGCTTGGAGATCATCCGTTTTGATAATTAGGTCGTCCAGCCTTTCTTCTCTCTCTAGGACTTTCTTAATGTTGTGTGTCATGATGCCCTTCACATCATTCACCTGACCCTGCAGGTTAGATAACTTTTCAGGGCCTGGGTCAACGCTGTAGCTGGCCTGAAATTAAAAAGATTTACACCTCAAAATCTGTCACATCTCTCACAAAACCCTCAAAACACTTCACAAACAATGAATTAATTGGAAGTGACGTCATTGCTGCAATATAGAAAGATGATTTAATATTTTTGGTGCCACAAATCATGTTGCCTATACTTGGTGTTTAAGTCAACTCCCCTCTTTTCTGCTAGGAAATACTATACTTGCATTTGGAGTCGGCCTCAATTTCTCACCTCAGAAATGTATGTTTTACTCACCCTATAAGTCGGCACATGGGATCAAGCAGGCGATTATGGGCCATGTTGCCATGATATGGGGGTTTAAAACATGCCTGCACagagcagagataaaaacaaaaagctgcggatgctggaaatccaaaacaaaaacagaattacccggaaaaactcagcaggtctggcagcatcggcggagaagaaaagagttgacgtttcgagtcctcatgaccctgcacaGAACAGACCATGTGTGGCAAATAATGAACAGAAATGGGGTCCTCCGGTAAAAAGAATGAAGTACAAAGCTGGTTTCAAGCCAAAAGTCATGACATCTGCTAACTTGTCAAGTAACTGTGCTGCAGCAAGGGAATTCAGTGTTAGTGAAAAACTGGTGCAAGAATGGAAGAAGAAAGAATCTGCCCTGAAGAAGATGCCCAAGATCAAATGTGCCATGAGAATAGGGGTcagccactggcctgatcttgagaagcaaGCATCAGAATCGGTCCTCGGAAAGCATCAAATTGGTTGTAACATCACCAGAAATGAAATATGTGTATATACACTTAGGTGGGCCAATTCAAACCCCCTATTCAGGCCTGCAAAGAAATAACATCCACATTGCAGTTATAATGTCCATAGTTCGAACTTTGGATGTGTGCCTCAAAAAGCCATTTGAGGATCATGTTCATGCCAAATGGAAGAGGTGGATGGTTGATGGAGAAAAATCCTTCACAATGAGTGGAAATATGTGCGCCGCTCCGCACTTTCAGATGGTTCAAAAATGCCGAACATCCAACTCAatggttggagaggaaggtgatTTGTTGTGGAGGGATAGTTCTAAAACTAGAAGTGCCAAATCTGATCCAGAGTGAAATCCTTATGATGATGCCATAGCTAAAGTGACTCAGAATGAATTTGATTAACTCTTTGCGTCAAATGCCGAAGACAATGAATTCGACAgtaaaataaagtaatataagtaaaccaaagtacaTTAAAGTTAAGGTAAGGGCagtaaagttaagacatggcagggtgGCTAAGTTGTGTGGGATGTGTGTCCtataatatgtgggaagtcgtgGACACTGCTGGTGTCCTAGATGATCACATGTGCAGGatgtgctgccagctgcagaatcTTGAACTCCGTGTTTCAGAGCTTGAATGGCAGCTGAGTGActcatctgcgaggctgagagctacgtggatagcacgttcagagaggtggtcacaccacaggctagGACCatgcaggcagaaagggaatgggtgaccacccgGGAAGCaaaagaaccaggcaggtagtgcaggaatcccctgggatcctgctcacaaatcagttttccattttggatactggtgaggtcattggttcctcagaggagtgcagtcagagctaaGTTAGTGGCAGCACAAGTGGCTTGGCTGTAcaggaagggaggaggaagagtggaaaagCAATGGTGATAGGGGATTTATTAGTTAGGGGAACATACAGACGTTTGCCGACGTAGATGTTgcgtccctggtgccagggtcaaggatgtcaccaagCGGCTGTAGGACATTctgctgggggagggtgatcagaaagaggtcgtggtccacattggtaccaatgacttaggtaggaagggggatgtggttctgcgatcagaatttagggagctagatagaaaattagcaagcaggacctcaaatatagtaatctccagattactcccagtgccatgtgcaagtgagtacagaaataggaggataaggcagatgaatgcatggctggaaagatggtgcaggagggagggctttagattcctgggatagtggctctggctctggggaagatggcactTTTACAAGCCAGACATGTTGCACCTGAGCAGAGCCGGGACTGTGTCCCTTGcgggcgttttgctagtgctattggggggggctttaaactaactcagcagaggTTTGGAAACCAGGAGAgagtattagagaggaatacaggGTGCCGGTGCACAAAATATTGGGAGAGATAGAAAGCACTAGTATAGaggatagtaagttaataggtggagtcagagtaagggagaaagtcatgAAGTCCAAATctgggttactgtgcatgtatgtgaatgcacagagtatagtaaataagattggggagttacaagtGCAGATTGCTATGTAGAAATATGAGGTTGTGgagataacagagacctggttcaaggaagggcagaactgggtgttaaatgttCCTGGGTAcgaggtgttcagaagagataggaaaggaggaggggtggtggtattggttaaggagagtattgcagtgctggtgaaagaggatgtcccaggaggttcaaggacagaatcagtttggctagagctaaggaacaaaaagattgcagttacattgctcagtgtagtctatagaccaccaactagtgggaaggatgtaaagaatcaaatctgcagggaaattatagagagatgcaaacattatagagtagttataatggggtactttaattacccaaatgtagtcTGGGAtggtggtagtgtaaagggcggagagaggcaagagttcctagattgtgttcaggagaattttttcagcagtatgtgtccagttcaacaagaaaggaggcacagttggacctggttctgggaaaTGAGGGGGGCCAAGTAGGTCAAATGTCAGTGGGGAAACATTTAGGAGCCAGTGATCATTGTGACCATTGTTtcgtaaggtttaggatgatggtagaaaagaacaatgtgcaatccagagaaagaataattaactgggggagagccgaCTTCagtgggcaagaacagagctgggctggatagactggaaccaaagataaaagcaaaaaaactgcggatgctggaaatccaaaacaaaaataaaaatacctggaaaaactcagcaggtctggcagcatccacagagaggaacacagataacgttttgagtccgtatgactcttcaacagaactaaagaaaaatagaaaagaggtgaaatataagctggttaaaagggtgggggtggggggtgggataggtagagctggatagagggccagtgataggtggagatagccaaaagatgtcatagacaaaaggatgtgctaattaagggtagaaagcaggacaagcaaggcacagatagccctagtggaaagactggaaccaaaggctgGCAGGAAaatctgtagctgaacaatgggctaccttcaaagaaaaaatgattcaggcacagtcaaggtatattccctcaaaagggaaaggtgggGCAAACAATTAAgacaaagaagaaaaagtgttctaatggcaggtgtcaggtagaaaatacaactgacaACCAagtggaatacagaaggttcagagggaagaTGAAAAACCAAataggagaagcagagagagatcatgagaaaagactggcagccaacataaagaggAATCCCAAAGTTTTCTATCGGCACTTAAATAGTAAGagggtgataaaaggaggagtagggccgattagggaccaaaaaggagatttacacatggaggcagggggcatggatgagatgttaaattaatATTtcgcatttgtctttaccaaggaagcaggtgCAACTGAGGCCCTGGAGACAgaagaggaaactctgtcactagaagggttcaaaattgataaggaggaagtgttagataatctgtcggtacttaaagttgacaaggcaccaggaccggatgagatccatccaaggatattgaaggaagtaagagtggaaattggccataatctttcagtcttccctagactcaggggaggtgccagaggactggagaattgcaaacattatgccgttgttcaaaaaaggttgtaaggataagcccagaaattacagaccaatcagtttaactttagtggtgggaaagattctagaaacaattatttgggatagaattagtagtcacatggaaaaatgtgagttgattaggaagagccagcatggatttctaaaggggaaatcatgcttaactaacttggTGGAGTTTCCTGAAGAGGTAatagagaggattgatgagggtaatgctgttgatgtggtgtacatgggcttctcaaaaggcatttgacagtaccataaaacagacttgtgagaaaagttatagctcatggaacaaaagggaaaatagcaacgtggatacaaaattggctgagtaatatgaaacagagggtaatggtcaattgatatttttcaggctagaggaatgtttgtagtggagctccccaggggttggtattgggacccttgcttttcctgattatatattaatgatctagatcttggtatgcagggaacaatttctaagtttgcggatgatacaaaacttggaagcattgtaaactgtgaggaggacagtgtagaacttcaaaaggacatagacaagttggtggagtgggcagatagatggcagatgaagttcaatgtggagaagtgtgagtgattcattttagtaggaagaacatggagagacaatatgaaaAAAGGGGTACAGTTCTTAGGGGTGTACAAgatcagagagacctgggtgtatatgtacattgatcattgaaggtgacaggacaggtggagagagcaggtaataaagcatacagtatcctgggctttattgataagggcattgaatacaagagcaaggagattatgctgagcttatataaaacactagttagacctcagctggagtatcgtgtacagttctgggtggcacattataggaaggatgtgatcacattggagagagtgcagaagaggtttacaagaatggttccaggaatgagaaacttgagttatgaagatagactggagaggttgggagagttctgcttggagaagagaaggctaagagaagatttgatagagctgttcaaaatcatgaggggattggactgagtagataaggagaaactgttcctgcttgtcaAGGGATCAAGAACGAGggtgcacagatttaaagtgatttgcaaaagaagccaatgcgatgtgagaaaaaacttatttacacagcgagtggtttgggtctggaatgcactgcctggaagtgtggtggagacaggttcaatcaaggcagtcAAGAAGGCAATAGATGATTAactgaatagaaacaatgcggagaattttctccttggtggggggtgggtggtgctgaGTGGGAATGGGCATGGGCGGCGTGCAGCCAATCAtcgcccgcgatcagctgcgcgctgccattttgcgtgggtgggtcaattaaagcccgcccagcatgacgcacacccagaagcgctgagcgctccctatgcaggggggggtggggtggggaggaggctgagtcggagCCTGCACTCATACACGCATgagtgcgaaagagtgcagaaatctccctgaggcatggagctgcctcagggagattagtttgattatcaaaaattttaataaagaaaagaaaaaaaattttaagacatgttccctcatgtgacagtgtcacatgagctgggacatgtcaatgaactttaataaaaatttttattcaatttataaacacttcatgaaacctcatcccacccgtggatgaggtttcatgaaaaatgcaaaggccgcctgggttcttcacctgcccgacaaccttaaggttggacaggctgctcCGTTAggtattttaattagtttttaagtggccttaataggcctttgacagttcagagggtgcgcagccaactccggtgcacgctggccaaactgaaaatcagagtgacgcgtggtgacgtcaggatgtacgcccaacgtcaccatgtgtcattttatgcgttagcgaaaggggcccgcccccacacgctgacctgGAGATTCTGGCCACTGCATAAGGGTACGGGGAGAAaataggagaatggcactaagtcatcttgctcctttggagagctggtgcagacacaatgagctgaatagcctcctcctgcaccgtaaaaattctgtgattctgacaatttttaaaacatttcgATTGTGGTTAAAGGTATCCTTGTAAAATGAATTCATTCAATACAATGTGTCACATTGATTTAATTTGAAATACTGGTGCTTTTATTCACATTTCTAAATGACAACCGCCTAAACCTAGACCAGCACAGCGGTTCACATTTTATACTTGCCAAAAAACCCTTGTTTTTGGTAGAATTTTTCAAGGCTTCAGAGATCAACATAAACACCGCAATCTACGGTAGTTATGATGGGAGTGCTGTGAGACAAGAACTTGCCAAGACCTAAACTGCAGCTCATAAATTCATAgacatttacaacacagaaggaagcctttggcccatcatgtctgcgctgatcaacaaagatctgactacaataATATATCTAATACCCAATGTTCTACCCAATATTCCAGCAAATGCATTATAAAGATAAAGCAAGGTACACAAGAGTGCAGTTTGTGCAATgaaacatttagaaatttgtgaAGGGGCCAGTGATGATCCAAAATTTGATGATCTGGGGGCCGTCCTCCCTAGGATATCTTAGGGGTCATTTTTAGCTTTGACAAGGGTGGAAAACGGTTATAGCAAATCAGCCCGAGACATTTGGCAGCTATGGTGTTAGTTGAGGGAGGAATGCTGTAAAAGCCATTGGATAAATTCCCTATGCGTCTTCAAAAAGTGTAATGAAATCTTAAGCATCCAATTGAACTGCTGAAGAGTGTACATGGCCCGTggttaacacctcatccaaaggATTGAACTTCTAACATAAATAGTGATGCCCCCCCTTAGTCAATTCTCTGCTCACATTCATTATCTAGGCTTATGTATAATGTGTGGCCACTAGCATAAAGCAGCGAGGACTGCCTGCACACGTGGAACTCTTCCCTGCAGAAGGAACACACATTTGTGCTGGACAGCCCAGTTGTAAGTGTACTTTACCAAATGAACCATTGTGGAAGTCATATTGATCTGTAAACTTAAGGCAGATTCCTCATAAATATGGCTTACGAAGTTTTGAAAAATCAGAGCTGTGTTTACCCTTTGGCTTGAGATGGCTATGTTGGTAGCAGGGAGGGCTAGTCTCTGCGAATTTTGTGAAGCATGAACATAAGAAGTCAAAGCAGAAGTGGGACATACAaactctttgagcctgctccaccattcaatacaatcattccGCTACACTTTCCTGTCTGGTCCCCATATCCTTGATTCCTCTTATTTCCCTTAGTGTGGGTAAAATCCCCTTAGTGTCCAATAGGCCCATGTGTAAGGAATTGGGGTCTTGAATAAACAGATATTTTCTGCATAACATAACACACCCTAAAAAGTTTTCTAAAAAGGCAACAATTTTTAACCAGTCTGTGGAAACAGGCAAGGTCACTTAGTTCATGTTGTCATTCCTAAGATAAGGTGGCATCTTCTGTACCCCCTTATCTATGTAATTGTTTAAAACGGTCCAGAATATGACCCTCACCAAgatgtaaactaaaaagctgacctcgAGCAGGGTGACGCACAAGTGGGGTGGTAACCACCCATGAAGTTTTGAGTACCTGTCCTTGTCCATCGGCCGGAATAGTTAGATGATTGACACAGTACCAACTCCCCAAAAAGGGTATTTAGATTGGTGTCATACTGGTGAggggctgaggtgctggtgaggtgccAGTGCTTATTGGGCAGCTGTCTTCTTCAGATGGCAGATGGACCAGAGGAGGAAGATCGCGAGATCGAGGGAAAAGTTTCCTAACACTTCGACTAGAGAGCGGAATGTTGTTTTCACAAGCTGTTATGGGTAGTATACCCtttttttctgtctaattagCTAATATATCATttctaaactgttgtttcttaatcagcttaataaaccatcttaaaattacttatgactaGTTGACTGCCTATTTAGGTATCTGTGGTCCCAAATCCAGAAATCTTACATGTGCCTTTACTTTTCCCATGCTACTTTCACATGAAAAACATGCTCAATGGGAGAAGCCTGCCACATGATTGGCTGTTTGCTATTTAAAAGGGAGTATGTCATTTTTTAAATGATCCTGGCTGTAGAAGGATTGTCATTGCTATGACTAGGTGTGTACATTGTTAGGTTTGATAAGGTGTGCAAAGAGGACATTGGGGTCACTCCCTCCTTTCCAAAATGATTCATTGAAGGTGCTGTGATAGGAGCTCACATTGAAAATGCTAACAACCTTGTCAACATCCAATTTCTCCTGACGGAGGGATAAGATTGCCTGAAAATATGCTGCCTGACGCAAGCGGCTGAGGAGCGAGATGCACTAATGGCTCTCAGTGAGGACAAAAGCTAACACTTCCTGAGTCCCAGTGCAGTTGCAGGGTATTGCAGAACCCACCCAATGCCAAGAACTGCTGACCAGTCAGAGGCTGGAGCCAGAGAATGCAGCCCCCCAGCGGAAGCTAGAGGGAGAGAAGGCAGCcctccagcagaacatggaggaGGTTTCTGTGATTAATCTAGGCGTCAAGGAGAGTTTGGAGGATGTATCAAACTCAATTGCAGACTTGAGGATCAATTTCTTACCACCTTCATGCAGAGTAATAAATGTGTTTGTATAACTGCAACTCTTATGTTACACGCTACAAGCTATCCAAGTGCTGACAAATCATATAAGATTAACTATTCTTTTGTTTTCTGTTGCAGCAGGAGGACCACAGCAGC from Carcharodon carcharias isolate sCarCar2 chromosome 1, sCarCar2.pri, whole genome shotgun sequence encodes:
- the si:ch73-234b20.5 gene encoding vesicle-associated membrane protein 8; translation: MASYSVDPGPEKLSNLQGQVNDVKGIMTHNIKKVLEREERLDDLIIKTDDLQASADSFQKTSTKIARKMWWKNTKMIIIIVVIVVVIIILIILFATGVIPT